The nucleotide sequence AGGACACGAAAGGCGAGGAGACCCTCACTCTCGAGGGCCTCTAAGTGCCTCAAGGGTCCGCCTGCCCCTGAGAGTGTGTGTGTCCTGTCCCTTTAAGGTTTGCGTCAGAAGAGCTTGCCTACCTCACCCAAGTCCCAGCGGCTGTGATTGGCCAGACCACCAAAGCCCCTCCCTCACGCCACGTCAAACAACAATTGCCCAGGTAACAGCCACGGAAGTACCTACTGGTGGTTTAGTCGCTGCTCTGGAGGCTGAAGAGAAAGAGGCCTCGGGGGACGTCTCCTCCGAAGTCTAGGTAGGCAGAGGCCCCTCGCCAGCCTCGCCATTGCAGAGCAATGGCCTGGGCCCCCGAGTGGAGGAGGGCAGAGCCTCGAGATGTCAGGGCCAGCCGGGATGGCAGGGGCGGCACGGGCGGCAGCGGCCTCTCCAGGTACTGGGAGCCGAGGGCCTTTGGCTCCCGGGAACCACCCCTGTGCTTCAGAATAAAGAACAGTATGGTTGGCGCTGTGATTGGTCGCGGAGGGTCAAAGATAAAAGACATCCAGAGTATGACGAGCACCAAAATACAGATCGTAAAAGGTGACTCTGAAGCCGAGGTCAAGATTTTTGGCAGCGAAGCCATGAAGGGAAAAGCGAAAGCACTTATACAAACCCTCGTGCGAAAACAAGAAGGAAGGTACAGTTCGGTAGCCAGTGTAGATAATGCTGCCTCCCAGTCCTCTGCTGGGAGAGACTTACGCACACGCCCCGTTGTTAGACAAGTGCGGCCGCTGATAGACTGGGATCACGTTAAGGCAGAAGGGGCGGCGtgggcaaaaagaaaatgggcGGATTTACCACCAATCAAGAAAAACTTCTACGTAGAATCCACAGCAACAAGCTCGCTGTCTCAAGTGCAAGTAGACGCTTGGAGACAGGAAAATTTCAACATAACGTGTGAGGACCTGAAAGATGGCGAAAAACGTCCCATCCCCAACCCGACCTGTAAATTTGAGGATGCCTTTGAGCACTATCCCGAGGTCCTGAAAAGCATTAAGAAAGCAGGTTTCCAAAGGCCAACGCCCATTCAGTCACAGGCATGGCCGATTGTGCTACAAGGAATGGATCTGATAGGAGTTGCCCAAACCGGGACAGGCAAGACCTTGTCTTATTTGATACCCGGCTTTATTCACCTTGATTCTCAGCCCATatctagagaagaaagaaatgggccTGGCATGCTCGTCCTCACCCCCACGCGAGAGCTAGCTCTTCAGGTCGAGGCAGAATGTTCTAAGTATTCCTACAAAGGTCTCAAAAGCGTTTGTGTATACGGCGGTGGAAACAGAAAAGAGCAAATTCAGCACATTACCAAAGGCGTCGACATCATTATTGCAACTCCTGGACGACTGAATGATCTGCAGATGAACAAGTGTGTCAACCTACGAAGCATCACTTACTTGGTGTTAGACGAAGCGGATAAAATGTTGGATCTGGGCTTTGAAGGCCAGATCACGAAGATTCTATTAGATGTGCGCCCAGACCGGCAGACTGTTATGACAAGTGCAACGTGGCCACACACCATTCGCCGACTTGCAAGATCTTATTTGAAAGAGCCTATGATTGTTTATGTCGGTACCCTAGATCTCGTTGCTGTCAATACAGTGAAGCAAGACATCATTGTCaccacagaggaagaaaaacgAACTCTTATCCAAGAATTCCTACGGAACCTGTCACCCGAAGACAAAGCTATCATATTTGTCAGCAGAAAGCTGGTTGCAGATGACTTATCAAGCGATCTGAGCATCCAGGGCGTCCCGGTACAATCCCTGCACGGCAGCAGAGAGCAGTTTGACCGCGAGCAGGCGTTAGACGACTTCCGAAGTGGAAGAGTGAAGATATTGATTGCTACCGATTTAGCAGCCCGAGGCCTCGATGTCAGGGATGTCACACACGTATACAACTACGATTTCCCAAAGAATCTTGAGGAATACGTGCATAGAGTAGGGCGTACTGGAAGAGCAGGCAAGACTGGAGTCTCTGTCACCCTTATGACTCAAGCTGACTGGAAGATTGCCACTGAATTGATTAAAATTCTGGAAAGAGCTAATCAAAGTGTCCCAGAAGATCTTCTGAAAATGGCAGAGCAATGCAagttgcagaaaggaaaaaaggactcAGGCAATGGAGCCAGAAACCCTCAAGGAAAAGCCAAGCAGTTTTACTGATGTCTACCTTGAAAAGTTGGACCGCGCTCCTGGAAGAGTCAACTTATGTTAAAGAAGCAGCATTCAAGACACATAAGGAAGCATTGCAAACATTCTGGCAGTGACAACGCGTGTGACCAATGCTCAAATCCATCAACATTGTGTGTTCCTTAATAAAAtcaaaagtgttttgaaaatgagAGAGTGAGAGACTTTTTGGGAAAAAACTAAGTCTTGTGTGTTGGTTGAAGTCTAGCTTCTTTTCTAGCCTGCCATGTCCATCTGTGTCTTCCCTACAAGACTTGGTAGAGGACGGCGATGGtgcttttctgtctttaaaatggTTGTACTCCATGGGAACTTAGCATTCATCAGGCTGATGCCTGCCCAAATATTCTGTTCCCCCCTTGCGGTGGGTGCCGCAACAATCATCGTTCCCTAGTTTTTCTAATTCACTAGGAGATTAATGTGAAATCTGCTAGAAGCTTCCATAATTCTGTTTGTCGAGAGAGATGGAAGTAACAGAGCAGTGTGTCTGACTCACTGTGAGTCAGATACTCATGCAAACTCTGTCATCAACCATTGGTTAAAAATTCTGGGGAGGTGACTTGCCTTCTGTAGGCCTCACTTCCTTCACTAATAAATTGGGATAGTTAGAGTATGTAATTTTGGAGCCCCCTTAACCTCTAAATTCTGCGATATTATAGCCAAATTTGCGCACCCCAGCCTTACGTTAACACTTTATTTTCTAATCCAGGAAAAAATCACCTCCTCCTATAAGGAAGTGAACAATGAAACCCTTTTTAATGACCAGAATAGCGCATTCTGCAGCCTCATTGATTTTTGTACGTCACTCTCAAgttgtctttattctcttttcgtcatattttattttcaaatttgtcttGAAAATGTCAAAACTGCATGTACACAAGGGGGAAAATTAACATGGAACAAAAGacccagcccggtggcgcagcggttacgtgtgcacgttccacttcagtggcccagggtccgctggttcagattcagggtgcggacatggcaccgcttgacaaaccatgctgtggtaactGTGCCACATGcaaaggagagaagatgggcacgtatgttagctcagggccagtcttcctcagcaaaagaggaggattggcagcagttagctcagggctaatcttcctcaaaaataaagaaaacatgaaacaaaaatatgtacTGGGAAAACCACTAAAAACTCAATCAAGTGACACCTTTGCCATAGGAACCAATTCTAGTATACTCCCAatttatccttctctctctcatgttTTATTTAGAAGCAACACGCCTCTTCTTCCATTGCAAAAACAAATCCTCACAATGATGTTAAATTTTAAGATTCAGTGTTTATGAGAACATTGGAATTAGTCAAGCCTTAAAATTTCTGGCAAAACTAAAAGATTACTGCAACCATGTTTTCTAAGAATGCTTCAGCCAGGACCCCAACAAATGAGTCAGAAATTTAGTGAAACAAAGAGGTAAACACTCTAGGTGTCAGAGGCTTAAAGTTTGGCTTTCAAAGCTCTTTACATAGGACTCGATCTCTCTTGATAAATTCATAACAatggttaacattttttattgtctCACATAGACACCAGGTGCTTTATCTTATAATCTTTACAAGAAACCAACTCAGATAGCAATTTTACCCATATTTTGCAGAGGATGAAACGAGGTCAGGCAACTCACTTGCCAAAGGTCACTAACTCTGGTTGAAGAGGCATTAACAGATATTGTAACTCACATGTGCCACACTCCAATACTTacattcttttcatttcaatacAGTTACTATGAGTAAGACAATGTGCTTGTGTTGAGGTTGCCCACATGTTCACATTTagtgaaaaagagagatgtgCAAATTTACTCTGCTGCAAAAGCAGTCTATAGTAGAACCTGTGACAGAAGCTCAAATGGCCTGTTCCTGTTCACTTGGAGGAGAAATGATGAATGTTTAGCAAGTTGGTGTATATGTTATTTGCCAGAATTCCCCTTAGGGGCAATGCTATATTCGTTAGAGAAAAGTGTAACGATTAAGCCGCTTGAGATACAGAGTGAGGTTCCTCAATCATGGTCAAGTactaagaacaacaaaaattatcACTCAATGTCTAAGGATAAGAAAAGGAGAGACGTGTACCTTTCCTCTTACAGAAAAGGCTGAAAAGAAAGAGTCACTTTATGGGGAAAGGTAAGTAGAGATAGAACAGTGGTCCCCAACCAGGGACGGTtttgcccctcccctccaggagaccATTCACAAGATGTGGAGACAGTAGtggttgtttcttcttctcctgggggcaggggacgGGCAACGTGCTACTGGcacctagtgggtagaggccagaaaTGGTGCTAAATACCCCACGATCTACAGGTTAACCCCACAGCAAAGAAATATTTGACCCAAAACATCAACAGCGCTGAGATGGAGAATCTCTGAGAGAGTGTAGACAAAACAAATCCAACTGCATAGTTACCCCGAAAGGAcatcagaggaaaaaatagagGATTTCTAAATTATATCTGGTGGGTTGTGCAGAATAAAACTCTCCAACCTTCCTATCCTTGGTATAGTCTGCATCAGGGGTTCTCCACCAGGGCCAATTTTGCCAGTGTCTCGAGACAgatttggttgtcacaactcggAGGATGGTTTTGCTATCTCCTGGTTAGAGGCCAGTGGTTCTGCTAAATATCCCACCATGCACAGGACAACTACCAAAAGAAACCGTTATGTGGCGCAAATGTTAGTACTGCCATAGTTGAGGAACCTTACGATAGATTAAGAAAAACTATCCCCGCTCTGAACACTACTGCAGAGAAACCATGAAGGGAGTCTGGTGAAGAAAACAGAGGACACTTACTTCTTGTGCACCATTCAGCATAAAACCCTCCACACAGAATTTCCTGTCTTTAGTATAATCTATATCCATGACTCTCACTCAGAGTTGATTTCGCCACctaggggacatttggtaatgtctgcAGACATCTGTGGTTGTCCCCCCTGGCAGCAGAATGCCTCCTGGCATCCAGTGCATACAGGTCAGTGATAACGATCCTATAATGTACAAGTCAGCACCCTACAGCCCAAAATATCTATGGTGTTGAGGTAAAAAAACTATGGTTTACATTGACCAACAAAGTTTTTGTAAATGAATTGTTCTTTAGAAACTCAAAGAAATACTGAGTTCTGCATCCAAACTGGAACTGACTGAAAGGACACTGAACATGCATTGACACAAAATATTACAAAGTTTGAGGATTCAGCTGACCTCAGAGCTATTCCTATAAATTGCTTAGCATGGTGATTCACAttcagtaggtactcagtaaatagtaGATCCCTTCCACTCTGCTCTCCCATCGCCCATGATATAACGCTTGTTCACATTTCTGGATGCTGTTCCTCACACTGTTTCCCCCCTTTAGAACACCCTTTCTCGTCTCTGCTACATCAAACCAGATTCATCATTCCAAGTTCAGCCAAAGTGCGACATCTTCCCTAAGATCCTATCCACTCTCCTCCATTTCACATCTTCTCTAGCTCCTATCTACCAATCACGTTGACATTTGTACTACAATAGTCTGCATTCCTGCAGAGGCAATttggaaaaattcaaattaattgaGTCAATGCACtatcaaatatgtaaatacattACAAATATCTAACAAAACAGCTTTATCCTGTATGATTGACAAACCACGAGAGAACTGTCCAGAGCTAAATCTGCATAAATACCTAGTACATGATAAAAGTGGAATTTTTAAAtccatgaagaaaggaaagtctattccaaaagaaattttaaaaattaacatatacataatacatacatgcatatacatgTGCACCAGGACAATCAtcaaccataaaactcctactGTTAAAAAAGTCCACACTagattcattttataaaaaataaaagaaattgagttctcgtcaagatggcgctgtgagcagacgttgaactcgcctcctcccacaaacacaaccaggttacaatttTACGag is from Equus asinus isolate D_3611 breed Donkey chromosome X, EquAss-T2T_v2, whole genome shotgun sequence and encodes:
- the LOC106844913 gene encoding probable ATP-dependent RNA helicase DDX53 — its product is MAWAPEWRRAEPRDVRASRDGRGGTGGSGLSRYWEPRAFGSREPPLCFRIKNSMVGAVIGRGGSKIKDIQSMTSTKIQIVKGDSEAEVKIFGSEAMKGKAKALIQTLVRKQEGRYSSVASVDNAASQSSAGRDLRTRPVVRQVRPLIDWDHVKAEGAAWAKRKWADLPPIKKNFYVESTATSSLSQVQVDAWRQENFNITCEDLKDGEKRPIPNPTCKFEDAFEHYPEVLKSIKKAGFQRPTPIQSQAWPIVLQGMDLIGVAQTGTGKTLSYLIPGFIHLDSQPISREERNGPGMLVLTPTRELALQVEAECSKYSYKGLKSVCVYGGGNRKEQIQHITKGVDIIIATPGRLNDLQMNKCVNLRSITYLVLDEADKMLDLGFEGQITKILLDVRPDRQTVMTSATWPHTIRRLARSYLKEPMIVYVGTLDLVAVNTVKQDIIVTTEEEKRTLIQEFLRNLSPEDKAIIFVSRKLVADDLSSDLSIQGVPVQSLHGSREQFDREQALDDFRSGRVKILIATDLAARGLDVRDVTHVYNYDFPKNLEEYVHRVGRTGRAGKTGVSVTLMTQADWKIATELIKILERANQSVPEDLLKMAEQCKLQKGKKDSGNGARNPQGKAKQFY